The following coding sequences lie in one Streptomyces albofaciens JCM 4342 genomic window:
- a CDS encoding HTTM domain-containing protein, producing MHPAADARSTADARPRPEETRIERAFGRAFRRVTGRVIAPYQSAVVRIGFAATWLLFLVREWPNRQELYGPNGPWSGDMARRLLADNQAFSVLTWSDGRGWFELVYALAIVSSALLLVGWRTRTMSVLFMVGVLSLQNRSIFIGDGGDNVIHLMAIYLVLTRCGQVWSLDARRAAKRTQEGALGLPERDITGVVLWAVLGLSLAVAQVMGLSGLSWFGAGPFPGVGWGLALWVLWCAHGVWWAVRRYAPGEPRVVLDMLGKLAHNGAMLVIVVEVCLIYATAGWYKIQGSRWQDGTAVYYPMHLDYFSPWPELSRVLADNGLMIMLITYGTVIVQVAFPFTLFNRRLKNVLLVVMICEHLSIAFLLGLPFFSLAMITADAVFLPTVFLVWLGARVSAVRDRVLPRRTRDGESGVAAPAGAP from the coding sequence GTGCACCCTGCCGCCGACGCGCGCTCCACCGCCGACGCGCGCCCCCGCCCCGAAGAAACGCGGATAGAGCGCGCCTTCGGCCGCGCCTTCCGGCGCGTCACGGGCAGGGTCATCGCCCCGTACCAGTCCGCCGTCGTCCGCATCGGTTTCGCCGCGACCTGGCTGCTCTTCCTGGTGCGGGAGTGGCCGAACCGTCAGGAGCTGTACGGGCCCAACGGCCCCTGGAGCGGCGACATGGCGCGCCGGCTCCTCGCCGACAACCAGGCCTTCTCCGTGCTGACCTGGTCCGACGGGCGCGGCTGGTTCGAGCTGGTCTATGCCCTCGCGATCGTCAGCAGCGCCCTGCTGCTGGTCGGCTGGCGCACCCGCACCATGTCGGTGCTGTTCATGGTGGGTGTGCTGTCGCTACAGAACCGCAGCATCTTCATCGGGGACGGCGGCGACAACGTCATCCACCTGATGGCCATATACCTGGTGCTGACCCGCTGCGGACAGGTGTGGTCGCTGGACGCCCGCCGCGCGGCGAAGCGTACGCAGGAGGGTGCCCTCGGCCTCCCGGAGCGTGACATCACAGGTGTCGTGCTGTGGGCGGTTCTCGGTCTGTCCCTCGCTGTCGCCCAGGTCATGGGGCTGTCCGGGCTTTCCTGGTTCGGTGCCGGGCCGTTCCCGGGCGTGGGCTGGGGCCTGGCCCTGTGGGTGCTGTGGTGCGCGCACGGTGTCTGGTGGGCGGTGCGGCGGTACGCGCCCGGGGAGCCGCGCGTCGTCCTCGACATGCTCGGCAAGCTGGCGCACAACGGCGCCATGCTGGTGATCGTCGTCGAGGTGTGCCTGATCTACGCCACCGCCGGCTGGTACAAGATCCAGGGTTCGCGCTGGCAGGACGGCACCGCGGTCTACTACCCGATGCACCTGGACTACTTCTCGCCCTGGCCGGAGCTGTCCCGGGTGCTCGCCGACAACGGCCTGATGATCATGCTGATCACCTACGGCACGGTGATCGTGCAGGTCGCCTTCCCCTTCACGCTCTTCAACCGACGCCTGAAGAACGTGCTGCTCGTGGTGATGATCTGCGAGCACCTGTCGATCGCGTTCCTGCTGGGCCTGCCGTTCTTCTCGCTCGCGATGATCACGGCGGACGCGGTGTTCCTGCCGACGGTGTTCCTGGTCTGGCTGGGCGCCCGCGTCTCCGCCGTACGCGACCGGGTGCTGCCCCGGCGTACGCGGGACGGGGAAAGCGGGGTGGCGGCCCCGGCAGGGGCGCCCTGA